The genomic window GCACCTCCACCTGTTCGCTTCGACTACAACGCCACAGCGGACAACGCCTACGCCTGCGGAGCCTGCCACACGGACGCCACGGGCGGAACCGTTCGAGGCTCCTCCGGCTACGGGTTAAACGAGCTAGCCGCAGGCGTCGGCGCGGGCTGCCGCCGATGTCTCGCTCAACAACCGATACACCTCCACCTGTTCGCTTCGACTACAACGCCTCAGCGGACAACGCCTGCGCCTGCGGAGCCTGCCACACGGATGCCACGCGCGGAACCGTTCGAGGCTCCTCCGGCTACGTCGTTTAACCCGTAGCCGCAGGCGCCGGCGCGGGCTGCCGCCGATGTCTCGTCCAACAACCGATGCACCTCCACCTGTTCGCTTCGACTACAACGCCACAGCGGACAACGCCTACGCCTGCGGAGCCTGCCACACGGATGCCACGGGCGGAACCGTTCGAGGCTCCTCCGGCTGCGGGTTAAACGAGCTAGCCGCGACCGTCTACGCTAGAATGGGCTGCACTACGTTTCCGTGGACGTCGGTCAAACGGTAATCGCGTCCTTGAAAGCGATACGTTAACCGTTCGTGGTCGATGCCCAACAGATGCAACAGTGTGGCGTTCAAGTCGTGCACGTGCATCGGGTCGGCGGTGATGTTGTAGCACCAATCATCGGTCTCTCCGTAGCGCATCCCGGGTTTAATCCCGCCGCCGGCCATCCAAATCGAAAAACAGCGAGGATGATGGTCGCGACCGAAATTACTGGCATTGCCGCCCTGACGATAGACCGTGCGTCCAAATTCGCCGCCCCAAATCACCAGCGTGTCTTCCAACATACCGCGCTGTTTCAAATCCTGAATCAAGGCGGCCGAACCCTGATCGACTTCCTTGGCCAACCCGCGGTGACGGCCCGGCAAGCCTGAATGGTGGTCCCAGCCGCGATGATAAATCTGAATAAAACGCACGCCCCGTTCGGCCAGCCGCCGCGCCAGTAAACAGTTCGCCGCGTGCGTCCCCGGCCGCTGCGCATCGGGCCCGTACAGCGCCAACGTGGCTTCGGATTCATCGGAGATGTCCGTCAGGCTGGGCACCGAAGTCTGCATTCGGAAAGCCATCTCGTAAGCCGCCACGCGGGTGTCGATTTCGGGATCGCCGACCTGTTGTTTGTGCAGAGCGTTTAATTCGGCCAAACCGTCGAGCATCTTGCGTCGGTCCGACAAAGGTGCGCCGGTGGGGTCGTTTAAGTACAACACCGGATTGCCCTCGCTGCGGAGCTTGACGCCCTGATGATTGCTGGGCAAAAACGCCGAACCCCACAGGCGCGAGTACGTCGGCTGGGCTTGCGGGTCGGTGTTCTTGTCCAACAACACCACATACGCCGGCAGGTTGTCACTTTCCGATCCCAGCCCATACGACGCCCAAGCTCCGATCGATGGTCGGCCGGGTTGCTGATGTCCGGTTTGGAAAAACGTAATCGCCGGGTCATGATTGATCGCTTCGGTGTACATCGAATTGATGATGCAAATGTCATCGGCGATCTTGTGATGATGCGGCAACAGATCGCTGATCCATTGACCGCTCTTGCCGTGCTGGCGAAACGGTTCGATTGTCTTGGCCGCCGGAAAACTTTTCTGCCCCGAGGTCATGCCGGTCAGACGTTGCCCCTGGCGAACCGAATCCGGCAACTCCTGGCCGTTCAATTTTTCCAACGAGGGTTTGTAATCAAACGAATCGATCTGCGACGGCGCCCCGGACTGACACAGATAGATCACGCGTTTGGCTTTGGCCGGAAAGTGTCCAGGACCGGGATTTCCAGGACCATAGCCCGGGCCGTTGTTCACAGCCAATGATGCGTCTCGGTTCCCGCTGGCCAAGCCGGTTTCATTCAACAATGTGGCTAGCGCTGCGCCGCCGATGCCGACGCGTCCCGTCGCGGCCAGGAACTGACGCCGGGTTTGCTGTTGTAATAGATGTTGTAGAGGATTCATATTGTTGTTTAACCCTTGGTTAAAAATTCGCTCAGGTTCATCAGCATCCGGGCGACCTGCGTGTAGGCCGCCAGTTGCACCGGATCGAGTGGTTGATCCACCGCCGTGACACCGACGTTTAACAAACGCTCGGCGGCTTCAGTGTCCTTTTGATACTGCGTCAGCCGATCT from Roseimaritima ulvae includes these protein-coding regions:
- a CDS encoding DUF1501 domain-containing protein; this encodes MNPLQHLLQQQTRRQFLAATGRVGIGGAALATLLNETGLASGNRDASLAVNNGPGYGPGNPGPGHFPAKAKRVIYLCQSGAPSQIDSFDYKPSLEKLNGQELPDSVRQGQRLTGMTSGQKSFPAAKTIEPFRQHGKSGQWISDLLPHHHKIADDICIINSMYTEAINHDPAITFFQTGHQQPGRPSIGAWASYGLGSESDNLPAYVVLLDKNTDPQAQPTYSRLWGSAFLPSNHQGVKLRSEGNPVLYLNDPTGAPLSDRRKMLDGLAELNALHKQQVGDPEIDTRVAAYEMAFRMQTSVPSLTDISDESEATLALYGPDAQRPGTHAANCLLARRLAERGVRFIQIYHRGWDHHSGLPGRHRGLAKEVDQGSAALIQDLKQRGMLEDTLVIWGGEFGRTVYRQGGNASNFGRDHHPRCFSIWMAGGGIKPGMRYGETDDWCYNITADPMHVHDLNATLLHLLGIDHERLTYRFQGRDYRLTDVHGNVVQPILA